The following coding sequences are from one Archaeoglobaceae archaeon window:
- a CDS encoding RAMP superfamily CRISPR-associated protein, which produces MSYCDFVPVDSTLRTVVSPDSRKKFENVFLLEPAFKLKTNLHISSGLKKVIKKEKGLEILLLHYRDSKGKAVIPGSSFKGAISRNFLALCGSAEMTSNLFGATRVKAAISKVFFSDLLPEKLELREVEVLRQWRPQKGRRGQIKFYTRRAPPTNRYGLMECIPAGTPLKGKVVGYNLKPIELGGLIMAMGFGIENAVLKLGYAKPQGFGQMFPVEIKLYELSFDGLELKKRELNAKDFIGEFSKKFSDRIAKFSKVIFAGV; this is translated from the coding sequence ATGAGCTACTGCGACTTCGTGCCAGTAGATTCAACCCTCCGCACTGTAGTTTCGCCAGATAGTAGGAAGAAGTTTGAGAACGTCTTTTTGCTTGAGCCAGCTTTCAAGCTCAAAACAAATCTGCATATCTCCAGCGGGTTGAAAAAAGTTATTAAAAAAGAGAAAGGGCTCGAAATTTTGCTTCTGCATTACAGGGATTCTAAAGGCAAAGCGGTTATCCCGGGATCGAGCTTCAAGGGAGCGATATCGAGAAATTTCTTAGCCTTATGTGGAAGTGCTGAGATGACATCAAATTTATTCGGGGCGACAAGAGTAAAGGCTGCAATTTCCAAGGTATTCTTTTCCGATCTGCTTCCAGAAAAATTAGAGCTTAGAGAGGTTGAGGTTCTAAGGCAATGGAGACCACAAAAGGGGAGAAGGGGGCAAATCAAGTTTTACACCCGAAGGGCTCCACCAACAAATAGATATGGGCTCATGGAATGCATACCCGCTGGAACACCGCTTAAGGGCAAAGTTGTTGGCTACAATCTAAAACCTATAGAGCTTGGCGGACTAATAATGGCTATGGGGTTTGGAATTGAAAATGCTGTTCTTAAATTAGGTTACGCTAAACCGCAAGGCTTTGGACAAATGTTTCCAGTTGAAATCAAACTTTATGAGCTTTCTTTTGATGGACTTGAACTGAAAAAGAGAGAACTAAACGCTAAAGACTTCATAGGGGAGTTTAGTAAGAAGTTTAGCGATCGAATTGCGAAGTTCAGCAAAGTTATTTTTGCAGGTGTCTGA